A stretch of Terriglobales bacterium DNA encodes these proteins:
- a CDS encoding O-acetyl-ADP-ribose deacetylase has product MRFLVHRSQVELLEGDLVEQDVDALVNAANSSLLGGGGVDGAIHRAAGPGLLAECRNLGGCPTGEARLTRGHNLKARFVIHAVGPVYRGHPQDAELLAAAHRSSLELASRHNIHSLAFPAISTGAYGYPFDEAAGVALETVKRYLEAHPEIDLVRFVLWGEQALIAYQRAAQKILRT; this is encoded by the coding sequence ATGCGCTTCCTCGTCCATCGCTCGCAGGTGGAGTTGCTGGAAGGCGATTTGGTGGAGCAGGACGTGGATGCCCTGGTCAACGCCGCCAACAGCTCGCTGCTGGGCGGCGGCGGCGTGGACGGCGCCATCCATCGCGCGGCCGGCCCCGGGCTGCTGGCCGAGTGCCGCAACCTGGGCGGATGTCCCACGGGCGAGGCCCGCCTCACGCGCGGCCACAACCTCAAGGCCCGCTTCGTCATCCATGCGGTCGGTCCGGTCTACCGCGGCCATCCCCAGGACGCTGAACTCCTCGCCGCCGCTCATCGCTCCAGCCTCGAGCTGGCTTCGCGGCACAACATTCACAGCCTCGCCTTTCCCGCCATCAGTACCGGCGCCTATGGATACCCGTTCGACGAAGCCGCCGGGGTCGCCCTCGAAACAGTGAAGCGCTACCTCGAAGCTCATCCCGAGATCGACCTGGTGCGCTTTGTGCTCTGGGGAGAGCAGGCGCTCATCGCCTACCAGCGCGCCGCGCAGAAAATCCTGCGAACCTAG